The region TCCTGTCGTCGAAGGCCTTCCCCATAGCCACCCTCCCATCGTGCAGCAGCTGGAATGGGCTCCATGGGACGACGGGGTCTCCGATCTTGACGCCGGTGGCCTCGGCCTCCTCCCTGGAGGTAGCTCCGATGTCTATGAACATGTCCTTCATCTCCACTACCTTCTTCCTCTCCTCCTCTGGGAGGATGTGGGGGGGCTTGGCAGCTATGGTGCCGTGGATATCCCCCTTGTTTGTTCTGATGACCACCCTCTGCCCGAGGAGGACCTGGCTCCACCAGCCCCCTAGAGGGTTGAAGGTCAGGAACCCCTCATCGGTTATCGATGAGACTATGAAGCCCACCTCATCCACATGCCCAGCCAGGAGGACCCTAGGCCTCTCAGCGCTCCCCTTCGATATGAAGGTGACAGAGCCCAGCTTGTCCGAGACCACCTCGTCAGAGTAGGGCTCCATAAAACTCTTCACAAGGGCTGTGACCTCCCTCTCAAACCCCGAGGGCCCGAAGGCCTCCATCATCCTCCTCATAAGGTCGAGGGACTTCTCATCCAGCATGGCTATCGAGTATGGTTGTTGACATGTGGCATTTAGATTTATCTCATTTTCAGCTAGGTTAGGACCTTCCTGGCGGTTGTTATGTATCCTGAGTGGCCTATCATCAGGGTTTCGGGGCGGGTTCGGTTCTCCTCGACGTTTATCCTCCTCATAATAAGCTCCACAGTCTCCACCTCGACGAAGGGCTGACCCCTTAGGGAGGAGGTCGTCTTCATGACCTGCTCTATGGTGGGGCTGAAGGAGGCGAAGACCCCTCCCCCCTTCAGGGCCCTGTGGGCTAATGGGACCGCGAGCCATGGCGTGGCCATATCAAGAACCACAGCGTCCAACTCCTCCTCATCGATCCTCTCGGTGACATCCCCTATCTTCAGCTCGACGTAGGGCTTCAGGCCGGCCCTCTCTATGTTCCCGGCTGCCACCCTCTGGAGCTCAGGCCTCACATCGTAGCTGTAGACCCTCCCATCGGGTCGAACGGCGTTGGCCAGGGCGCATGTGAGGGCTCCGCTCCCCGTCCCAGCCTCCAAGACTCTGCATCCGGGACCTATCCCAAGCCCCACGAGCAGGTAGCCGATATCCTTTGGGTATAGGACCTGGGTCCTCCTGGCTGATTTATGGATCCTATCTCTTATCAGCGGCTTCAACGCGTAGAACTTGACCCCAAGGCTGCTCTTTATGGATGAGCCGTAGGGCTTGCCTACGAGTTCACCGAGGTTCAGGTACCCCTTATGGGTGTGGAACAGCTTCTCGGGCTCAGCCCTCACCAGGTAGGTTCTTCTCCCGTCGAGGTATAGTAGAACCTCCTCTCCGGCGTTGATTATCTCCATCCATTGGAACCTAGCGCCATTCGGCATAAAATCCTTTACAGAGTTAGGATGACCAAAGGGGCCATCTCAATATTTCAAATTTAATATGACTGCCAAGATATCCAGATAAGCTCAACATCCTCCATGGCAAAGATTTGATGGATGCCGTCTTTTGGTATATAGATCGCTGTCTTGGGCTCTATTTCAAACTCTTCATCATGTACTTTTGCCCTTCCCCTTCCCTTAAGGACTATGAACATCTGGGGCCAGGGGTCTGCCTCCCCCTCCCTGTTCAGGGTCTCTCCGGCCTTCACCAGGTACCAGCTCGACCTAAACCCGTCCCAGTAGGCCAATGGGATAGGGTGGGCTCCGTGGGCCTCCCCGGCAAGCTCCTCACAAAGCCTCCTCATCTTCACCTTTCCGGCCTTCCCGGGGGCGAAGAGGTAGGTCAGCAGCGCCTTCCCGGATTCAAGGGCCTCCAGGTTGTTTATCTTGAACTCCACGGGGCGCACCTCATCGCCCCGCGCCCTCGCGGCGAGTGCAAAGGCATCTGCCTTACCTTGAAGGATCTTTTCTAGGATCTTGCTATCCATCTCTATTTCTATGTCAGGGCTGAAGCACCCCTCAACGATATCAGTTC is a window of Candidatus Bathyarchaeota archaeon DNA encoding:
- a CDS encoding M42 family metallopeptidase; the protein is MLDEKSLDLMRRMMEAFGPSGFEREVTALVKSFMEPYSDEVVSDKLGSVTFISKGSAERPRVLLAGHVDEVGFIVSSITDEGFLTFNPLGGWWSQVLLGQRVVIRTNKGDIHGTIAAKPPHILPEEERKKVVEMKDMFIDIGATSREEAEATGVKIGDPVVPWSPFQLLHDGRVAMGKAFDDRIGAFIIMEAMRRIKEQGISHPNTVYGAATVQEEVGLRGAQTISHVVDPDVAVVLEVDIAGDVPGIKAHEAPTKMGRGPGLVTFDRSMIPNQAFKEFIIEVAKQAQIPLQLSQMYGGGTDAGRIHIHKAGCPTAVITVPTRHIHSHVGLLSLRDTENAIRLTVELIKRLDSERVESFTKI
- a CDS encoding tRNA (adenine-N1)-methyltransferase, with protein sequence MPNGARFQWMEIINAGEEVLLYLDGRRTYLVRAEPEKLFHTHKGYLNLGELVGKPYGSSIKSSLGVKFYALKPLIRDRIHKSARRTQVLYPKDIGYLLVGLGIGPGCRVLEAGTGSGALTCALANAVRPDGRVYSYDVRPELQRVAAGNIERAGLKPYVELKIGDVTERIDEEELDAVVLDMATPWLAVPLAHRALKGGGVFASFSPTIEQVMKTTSSLRGQPFVEVETVELIMRRINVEENRTRPETLMIGHSGYITTARKVLT
- a CDS encoding cupin domain-containing protein, with product MEGLMDGVRKLLEDSSLYIDLIRGEEMPEVRVCIRLVDVDEAVTLVFGEGTDIVEGCFSPDIEIEMDSKILEKILQGKADAFALAARARGDEVRPVEFKINNLEALESGKALLTYLFAPGKAGKVKMRRLCEELAGEAHGAHPIPLAYWDGFRSSWYLVKAGETLNREGEADPWPQMFIVLKGRGRAKVHDEEFEIEPKTAIYIPKDGIHQIFAMEDVELIWISWQSY